In Streptomyces qaidamensis, one DNA window encodes the following:
- a CDS encoding cytochrome P450, protein MPCPALPDGFDFTDPDLLHRRVPLPEFAELRRADPVCWVAQPTGLAGFQDDGYWAVTRYADVKYVSTHPELFSSSLNTAIIRFNEHIERDSIEAQRLILLNMDPPEHTRVRQIVQRGFTPRAIRALEERLRNRAHSIVENASAHTGPFDFVTQVACELPLQAIAELMGVPQEDRDKIFDWSNKMIAYDDPEYAITEEVGAESATEIIAYAMNMAADRKQCPAHDIVTQLVAAEDEGNLSSDEFGFFVLMLAVAGNETTRNAITHGMHAFLTHPEQWELYKSDRPQTAAEEIVRWATPVAAFQRTATQDTELGGKRIRRGDRLGLFYASANHDPEVFDDPDTFDVTRDPNPHLGFGGGGPHYCLGKSLAVLEINLIFNAIADAMPGLRLVDDPRRLRSAWINGVKELRVSTG, encoded by the coding sequence ATGCCCTGTCCCGCGCTGCCCGACGGGTTCGACTTCACCGACCCCGACCTGCTGCACCGCCGCGTGCCCCTGCCGGAGTTCGCCGAGCTGCGCCGGGCCGATCCGGTCTGCTGGGTGGCGCAGCCGACGGGTCTCGCCGGCTTCCAGGACGACGGCTACTGGGCCGTCACCCGGTACGCCGACGTCAAGTACGTCTCCACGCACCCCGAGTTGTTCTCGTCGTCCCTCAACACGGCGATCATCCGCTTCAACGAGCACATCGAGCGCGACTCCATCGAAGCGCAGCGGCTGATCCTGCTGAACATGGACCCGCCGGAGCACACCCGGGTCCGGCAGATCGTGCAGCGCGGGTTCACGCCCCGGGCGATCCGGGCGCTGGAGGAGCGGCTGCGCAACCGGGCCCACTCCATCGTCGAGAACGCCAGCGCGCACACCGGGCCGTTCGACTTCGTCACCCAGGTCGCCTGCGAACTGCCCCTCCAGGCGATCGCCGAGCTGATGGGCGTCCCGCAGGAGGACCGGGACAAGATCTTCGACTGGTCCAACAAGATGATCGCGTACGACGATCCCGAGTACGCCATCACCGAGGAGGTCGGCGCCGAGTCGGCCACGGAGATCATCGCCTACGCGATGAACATGGCCGCCGACCGCAAGCAGTGCCCGGCCCACGACATCGTCACGCAGCTCGTCGCGGCGGAGGACGAGGGCAACCTCAGCTCCGACGAGTTCGGCTTCTTCGTGCTGATGCTGGCCGTCGCGGGCAACGAGACCACCCGCAACGCCATCACCCACGGCATGCACGCCTTCCTCACCCACCCGGAACAGTGGGAGCTGTACAAGAGCGACCGCCCTCAGACGGCGGCCGAGGAGATCGTGCGCTGGGCGACCCCGGTCGCCGCCTTCCAGCGCACGGCCACCCAGGACACCGAACTCGGCGGCAAGCGCATCCGCCGGGGCGACCGGCTGGGCCTGTTCTACGCCTCGGCCAACCACGACCCCGAGGTCTTCGACGACCCGGACACCTTCGACGTCACCCGCGACCCCAACCCGCACCTCGGGTTCGGCGGCGGCGGACCGCACTACTGCCTGGGCAAGTCCCTCGCGGTGCTGGAGATCAACCTCATCTTCAACGCGATCGCCGACGCCATGCCCGGGCTGCGGCTGGTCGACGATCCGCGCCGGCTGCGCTCGGCCTGGATCAACGGGGTGAAGGAACTCCGGGTGAGTACCGGCTGA
- a CDS encoding steroid 3-ketoacyl-CoA thiolase — protein MAAEPVIVEAVRTPIGKRGGALANLHPAYLLGETYRELLGRTGIPADCVEQIVGGTVTHAGEQSMNPARTAWLTMGLPYETAATTVDAQCGSSQQASHMVANMVAAGVIDVGISCGVESMSRVPLGSGSKHGPGKPFPDEWNVDLPNQFEAAERIARHRGLTREDVDALGLASQERAAHAWAEERFKRETFAVQVPTTEEEQHAGQGMWRLVDRDEGLRDTTAEALAALKPIMPTAVHTAGNASQISDGASAVMWASKRMTRALKLRPRARIVAQALVGSDPHFHLDGPIDATKAVLGKAGMSLKDIDVVEINEAFASVVLSWARVFDQDQSKVNVNGGAIALGHPVGATGARLITTALHELERADKEFALITMCAGGGLATGTIIQRL, from the coding sequence ATGGCTGCCGAACCCGTGATCGTCGAAGCCGTACGCACCCCCATCGGCAAGCGCGGCGGCGCGCTCGCCAACCTGCACCCCGCCTACCTCCTCGGCGAGACCTATCGCGAACTCCTCGGCCGCACCGGCATCCCCGCCGACTGCGTCGAGCAGATCGTCGGCGGTACGGTCACGCACGCCGGCGAGCAGTCCATGAACCCCGCGCGCACGGCCTGGCTGACCATGGGGCTCCCGTACGAGACGGCCGCGACGACCGTCGACGCGCAGTGCGGGTCGTCCCAGCAGGCCTCGCACATGGTGGCCAACATGGTCGCGGCGGGCGTGATCGACGTCGGCATCTCCTGCGGGGTGGAGTCGATGTCGCGGGTGCCGCTGGGGTCGGGCTCGAAGCACGGGCCGGGCAAGCCGTTCCCCGACGAGTGGAACGTGGACCTGCCCAACCAGTTCGAGGCGGCCGAGCGCATCGCCCGCCACCGGGGCCTGACCCGCGAGGACGTCGACGCGCTGGGTCTCGCCTCGCAGGAACGGGCCGCCCACGCCTGGGCGGAGGAGCGCTTCAAACGGGAGACGTTCGCGGTCCAGGTCCCCACGACCGAGGAGGAGCAGCACGCCGGGCAGGGCATGTGGCGCCTCGTCGACAGGGACGAGGGCCTGCGCGACACGACGGCGGAGGCCCTGGCAGCCCTGAAGCCGATCATGCCCACGGCGGTGCACACGGCCGGAAACGCGTCGCAGATCTCCGACGGGGCGTCGGCGGTCATGTGGGCGTCGAAGCGGATGACGCGGGCGCTGAAGCTGAGGCCGCGGGCCCGGATCGTGGCCCAGGCGCTGGTGGGGTCCGACCCCCACTTCCACCTCGACGGCCCGATCGACGCGACCAAGGCGGTCCTGGGCAAGGCCGGGATGTCCCTGAAGGACATCGACGTGGTGGAGATCAACGAGGCGTTCGCGTCCGTGGTGCTGAGCTGGGCGCGGGTCTTCGACCAGGACCAGTCGAAGGTGAACGTCAACGGCGGCGCGATCGCGCTCGGGCACCCGGTCGGAGCGACCGGGGCCCGGCTCATCACGACGGCCCTTCACGAACTGGAGCGCGCGGACAAGGAGTTCGCGCTGATCACCATGTGCGCGGGGGGCGGCTTG
- a CDS encoding helix-turn-helix transcriptional regulator: protein MDVRARAQELYRFALDNAAWNPQTLTENRGWSGTELADALRLLGELGLLVPSSDHRNGWTALAPDTALRKLLLDEEQHTDALLSAVRQTRSALAQVLADFQPVHARELASVQMEVVSGMANVSAILEDASRRAEEEVLSLHPGRPLPAGMVEAGLERDRLVLGRGVRMRTIHLRSAASVPHMTAYLRRLNGAGAQVRTAHTLPMRLIVVDRSLAIVPASHTADGEIAAIVLRGETLAGVFREIFQHSWESAAVLTESATESPEGDWRPTGRHRELVRMLGGGLTDEAMARKLGVSERTVRRLVSELTERLGTASRFQAGVCAVRLGWLDD, encoded by the coding sequence GTGGACGTACGTGCCCGAGCCCAGGAGCTCTACCGCTTCGCTCTCGACAACGCGGCCTGGAACCCGCAGACCCTCACCGAAAACCGCGGCTGGAGCGGGACGGAGCTCGCCGACGCGCTCCGGCTGCTCGGTGAACTCGGCCTGCTGGTGCCGTCGTCGGACCACCGCAACGGCTGGACGGCCCTAGCCCCGGACACCGCTCTGCGCAAGCTGCTCCTCGACGAGGAGCAGCACACCGACGCCCTGCTGAGCGCCGTCCGGCAGACCCGCTCCGCGCTCGCCCAGGTGTTGGCGGACTTCCAGCCCGTGCACGCCCGGGAGTTGGCCTCCGTTCAGATGGAGGTGGTGAGTGGTATGGCCAATGTCTCCGCGATTCTGGAGGACGCCTCACGGCGGGCGGAGGAAGAGGTGCTCTCCCTGCACCCCGGCCGTCCGCTGCCCGCAGGGATGGTGGAAGCGGGGCTCGAACGGGACCGGCTCGTGCTGGGCCGCGGCGTGCGGATGCGGACCATCCATCTGCGCTCGGCGGCCTCCGTCCCCCATATGACGGCGTATCTGCGGCGGCTGAACGGCGCGGGCGCCCAGGTCCGCACCGCGCACACCCTGCCCATGCGGCTCATCGTGGTGGACCGCTCCCTGGCGATCGTGCCGGCGTCCCATACCGCGGACGGGGAGATCGCCGCCATCGTGCTGCGCGGCGAGACGCTGGCCGGGGTATTCCGGGAGATCTTCCAGCACAGCTGGGAAAGCGCCGCCGTGCTGACCGAGTCGGCGACCGAGAGCCCCGAGGGCGATTGGCGCCCGACCGGCCGCCACCGTGAGCTGGTGCGGATGCTCGGGGGCGGACTCACCGACGAGGCGATGGCCCGCAAGCTCGGGGTCTCCGAGCGCACGGTCCGCCGCCTCGTCTCCGAACTGACCGAACGGCTAGGAACGGCCAGCCGGTTCCAGGCCGGTGTCTGCGCCGTCCGGCTCGGCTGGCTCGACGACTGA
- a CDS encoding argininosuccinate synthase-related protein, with translation MRSPLIRSFSQLDSLDPDRPVVTLFSGGLDSSYLLLRLRRMGIREVHAVSVDIGEDESSTYKRQVAEALGATIHILHRRAEFAEAYVAPAIAAQAVYLGIHPVSSTLSRPLIAHSAVELARALGAQALLHTANRSQNTLRRLNGALTLLGYEGMFGSPYDLAPVTRDDKLAELRDAGIDLLAGRIVSGDSNLWCREFESGILDDPELHEVPEEMYTWSRPTALPGDTDTLTVTFEQGLPVALDGEPLPLTGLIDRLNRRVGAYGLGRYSGLEHLDHGEKVLEIREMPAAWLLLSGYRHIESACLDAELIREKRHLEQVWTREALEGRWFGELRLAAQVFIDACAARTTGSVTWRLRSGGADTRSITVGAPLYLRDREAWEERAISAESAPFTPATAPVLAAV, from the coding sequence ATGCGTTCCCCGCTCATACGTTCCTTCTCGCAGCTCGACTCCCTGGACCCGGACCGGCCCGTGGTGACACTGTTCAGCGGCGGGCTCGACAGTTCGTATCTGCTGCTGCGGCTACGGCGGATGGGCATCCGCGAGGTGCACGCCGTGAGCGTCGACATCGGCGAGGACGAGTCCAGTACCTACAAACGCCAGGTCGCCGAGGCGCTCGGCGCGACGATCCACATCCTCCACCGGCGGGCCGAGTTCGCCGAGGCGTACGTCGCTCCCGCGATCGCCGCCCAGGCCGTGTACCTCGGGATCCACCCCGTCAGCTCCACGCTGAGCCGTCCGCTGATAGCCCACAGCGCGGTCGAACTGGCCCGTGCGCTCGGCGCGCAGGCCCTGCTGCACACCGCCAACCGCTCCCAGAACACCCTCCGCCGCCTCAACGGGGCGCTGACGCTGCTCGGTTACGAGGGCATGTTCGGAAGCCCCTACGACCTCGCTCCCGTCACGCGCGACGACAAGCTCGCCGAACTGCGCGACGCCGGCATCGATCTGCTCGCCGGGCGGATCGTCAGCGGCGACTCCAACCTGTGGTGCCGCGAGTTCGAGTCGGGCATCCTCGACGACCCGGAACTCCACGAGGTCCCCGAGGAGATGTACACCTGGAGCCGGCCGACCGCGCTCCCCGGCGACACCGACACTCTCACCGTCACCTTCGAGCAGGGACTGCCCGTCGCTCTCGACGGAGAGCCGCTGCCACTGACCGGGCTGATCGACCGCCTCAACCGGAGGGTCGGCGCGTACGGACTCGGCCGCTACTCCGGCCTGGAGCACCTCGACCACGGCGAGAAGGTCCTCGAGATCCGGGAGATGCCCGCCGCCTGGCTCCTGCTCAGCGGCTACCGGCACATCGAGAGCGCCTGCCTGGACGCCGAACTCATCCGCGAGAAACGGCATCTGGAGCAGGTCTGGACGCGTGAGGCCCTCGAAGGCCGCTGGTTCGGCGAACTGCGGCTCGCGGCACAGGTGTTCATCGACGCCTGCGCCGCCCGCACCACCGGGTCCGTGACCTGGCGGCTGCGCAGCGGCGGTGCCGACACGCGCTCCATCACCGTCGGAGCGCCGCTGTACCTGCGCGACAGGGAGGCGTGGGAGGAGCGGGCGATCAGTGCGGAGTCGGCGCCGTTCACCCCTGCGACCGCCCCGGTGCTCGCCGCCGTCTGA
- a CDS encoding 2OG-Fe dioxygenase family protein yields the protein MTTAATRHPAAGEAVNALAGPGGHLMPSARLSALAGVGATDWARFAAHWDELTLDTYMADGGTYRYRRYGQFELDPAAGDLTLLPHTPYRQESDVNPLNGGIERVFDPLTESFTGDPLLRSVLVELGRIFTAVDGTASWNVKLHPYRISASADQQGQPAPEGRHRDGVTFITSLLIGRRNVTGGESGVYTDAGEHLLTVTLSEPGDLLLGDDRRTLHSVTPVRPVDPELAAHRDVLVIAYTAR from the coding sequence ATGACCACTGCCGCAACCCGTCACCCCGCCGCCGGCGAAGCCGTCAACGCCCTCGCCGGGCCCGGCGGTCATCTGATGCCCTCCGCACGGCTCTCCGCGCTCGCCGGTGTCGGCGCCACCGACTGGGCGCGGTTCGCCGCCCACTGGGACGAGCTCACCCTCGACACGTACATGGCCGACGGGGGCACGTACCGGTACCGCCGCTACGGCCAGTTCGAGCTCGACCCGGCCGCGGGCGACCTCACCCTGCTCCCGCACACGCCGTACCGTCAGGAGTCGGACGTCAATCCGCTCAACGGCGGCATCGAGCGCGTCTTCGACCCGCTGACGGAGTCGTTCACCGGTGACCCGCTGCTGCGTTCCGTCCTCGTCGAACTCGGGCGGATCTTCACCGCCGTCGACGGCACGGCGTCATGGAACGTGAAACTGCACCCGTACCGCATCAGCGCCTCCGCCGACCAGCAGGGACAGCCCGCGCCCGAGGGCCGGCACCGAGACGGCGTCACCTTCATCACCTCGCTGCTCATCGGCCGCCGCAACGTCACCGGCGGTGAGAGCGGTGTCTACACCGACGCGGGCGAACACCTGCTCACCGTTACCCTGTCCGAGCCCGGTGACCTCCTGCTGGGCGACGACCGCCGCACGCTGCACTCGGTGACCCCGGTGCGCCCGGTGGACCCCGAGCTCGCCGCCCACCGCGACGTCCTGGTGATCGCCTACACGGCGCGCTGA
- a CDS encoding DMT family transporter — MTVKAARRAWLTDLPVLLVAVVWGSSYLAAKEVTTAQTVLAVLVLRFGVVLPVLVGTGWRKLRALDGAQLRGAGVLGLILSGIFLLETYGVVHTSATNAGLIISLTMIFTPLAESRITGRRPSRSFLAAAGLSVLGVLLLTQGAGFTAPSLGDLLMLGAAVARTVHVLAMSRMRSVQGADSLSMTTVQLGGAVAVFAVLSTLPGTGSTTWAAAAELDTGDWLWLLYLSVFCTLFAFFVQMWAVRRTSPSRVSLLLGTEPVWAAVVGVTLAGDRPGWLGLLGALLVLAGTAWGRSAAAPRRTSVVEPAEPDGADTGLEPAGRS, encoded by the coding sequence ATGACCGTCAAAGCGGCCCGCCGCGCCTGGCTGACCGATCTGCCCGTCCTGCTGGTCGCGGTGGTGTGGGGCTCCAGTTATCTCGCCGCCAAGGAGGTCACCACGGCGCAGACCGTGCTGGCCGTGCTCGTCCTGCGGTTCGGCGTGGTGCTGCCGGTCCTGGTCGGCACCGGGTGGCGCAAGCTCAGGGCGCTGGACGGGGCGCAGCTGCGGGGCGCCGGCGTCCTCGGGCTGATCCTTTCCGGGATCTTCCTGCTGGAGACGTACGGCGTCGTGCACACCTCGGCGACCAACGCAGGGCTCATCATCAGCCTCACCATGATCTTCACGCCGCTCGCGGAGAGCCGGATCACGGGCAGGCGGCCCTCCCGGTCGTTCCTGGCGGCAGCGGGGTTGTCGGTGCTGGGTGTTCTGCTCCTCACCCAGGGCGCCGGGTTCACCGCGCCGTCCCTGGGTGATCTGCTGATGCTGGGCGCGGCCGTGGCCCGTACCGTGCACGTGCTGGCGATGTCGCGCATGCGGTCGGTGCAGGGCGCGGACTCGCTGTCGATGACCACGGTGCAACTGGGTGGCGCGGTCGCGGTGTTCGCGGTGCTGTCCACGCTGCCCGGCACCGGCAGCACCACGTGGGCCGCCGCGGCGGAACTGGACACCGGGGACTGGCTCTGGCTGCTCTACCTGTCGGTGTTCTGCACCCTGTTCGCGTTCTTCGTGCAGATGTGGGCCGTACGCCGTACGTCGCCCTCCCGGGTCAGCCTGCTGCTGGGCACCGAGCCGGTGTGGGCCGCCGTCGTCGGAGTGACCCTCGCGGGAGACCGGCCGGGCTGGCTGGGGCTGCTGGGTGCGCTTCTCGTGCTCGCGGGCACGGCGTGGGGCCGCAGCGCGGCCGCCCCGCGGCGGACGTCAGTCGTCGAGCCAGCCGAGCCGGACGGCGCAGACACCGGCCTGGAACCGGCTGGCCGTTCCTAG
- a CDS encoding ECF transporter S component yields MATSTTIRRQARAVRLGPRSLTALALVSAVGVAGFGWPFLAPPGSQIGAHAQDAPWLFAGLLVLLVAVVAAAVSESGLGPKAVAMLGVLAATGAALRPIGAGTAGIEPMFFLMVLSGRVLGPGFGFVLGSVTMFASALLTGGVGPWLPFQMLAMGWFAMGAGLLPGPDRLRGRAELAMLAGYGFLAAFAYGTVMNMAGWPFMSALASNVAFDPHAPLAANLARFVAYCVATSLGWDLGRAVVTVVLTLVLGPAVLRALRRATRRAAFETPVTFEAPRQ; encoded by the coding sequence ATGGCCACCTCGACCACGATCCGGCGACAGGCCCGGGCCGTCCGCCTCGGCCCCCGCTCCCTCACCGCCCTGGCCCTGGTCAGCGCGGTGGGCGTCGCCGGCTTCGGCTGGCCCTTCCTCGCCCCGCCCGGCTCGCAGATCGGCGCGCACGCGCAGGACGCGCCCTGGCTCTTCGCGGGCCTGCTGGTGCTGCTGGTGGCGGTCGTGGCCGCGGCGGTCTCGGAGTCCGGTCTCGGCCCGAAGGCGGTCGCGATGCTCGGCGTGCTGGCCGCCACGGGCGCGGCCCTGCGTCCGATCGGCGCGGGCACCGCCGGGATCGAGCCGATGTTCTTCCTGATGGTGCTGAGCGGCCGGGTGCTCGGCCCGGGCTTCGGGTTCGTCCTCGGCTCGGTGACCATGTTCGCGTCCGCGCTGCTCACCGGCGGGGTCGGGCCGTGGCTGCCGTTCCAGATGCTGGCGATGGGCTGGTTCGCGATGGGCGCGGGCCTGCTGCCGGGCCCGGACCGGCTGCGCGGCCGGGCCGAACTCGCGATGCTCGCCGGCTACGGCTTCCTCGCCGCGTTCGCCTACGGCACGGTGATGAACATGGCGGGCTGGCCCTTCATGAGCGCCCTCGCCTCGAACGTGGCCTTCGATCCGCACGCGCCGCTCGCCGCGAACCTGGCCCGTTTCGTCGCGTACTGCGTCGCCACGTCGCTCGGCTGGGACCTGGGGCGGGCCGTCGTCACGGTCGTCCTGACGCTCGTCCTCGGCCCGGCGGTCCTCAGGGCGCTGCGCCGGGCGACGCGCCGGGCGGCCTTCGAGACGCCGGTCACGTTCGAGGCGCCCCGGCAGTGA